In the Orenia marismortui DSM 5156 genome, one interval contains:
- a CDS encoding DUF5654 family protein produces the protein MKDKLLEQMLTMFSAALAFVAALAWNNAVQGLFDTLYVLEKEGVIARFLYAIMITAFVVLLTTILRNLYNHDD, from the coding sequence TTGAAGGATAAACTTCTAGAACAGATGCTTACTATGTTTAGTGCTGCTCTAGCTTTTGTAGCAGCTTTGGCTTGGAATAATGCAGTGCAGGGTCTTTTTGACACTCTGTATGTCCTAGAAAAAGAAGGGGTTATAGCTAGATTTCTATATGCTATTATGATAACAGCTTTTGTAGTTTTATTAACTACAATTTTACGGAATTTATATAATCATGATGATTAA